From Meiothermus sp., a single genomic window includes:
- a CDS encoding universal stress protein, whose amino-acid sequence MYKKILMPTDGSSPSQKAIVEGLELAKHMGARVTFLYAVENIGSSLWISPESVPYGLELIEDLKRVGQEALNKAAELAQAAGVEAETKLVEARPVDAILAEAKNHDLIVMGTHGRSGLDRFMLGSVTEAVLHRSDKPVLVLRSK is encoded by the coding sequence ATGTACAAGAAAATCCTGATGCCCACCGATGGCAGCAGTCCCAGCCAGAAGGCCATTGTCGAGGGCCTCGAGCTCGCCAAGCATATGGGGGCCCGGGTCACGTTTTTGTATGCGGTGGAAAACATCGGCTCGAGCCTGTGGATCAGCCCCGAGAGCGTGCCCTACGGCCTCGAGCTGATCGAAGACCTCAAACGGGTGGGGCAGGAAGCCCTGAATAAAGCCGCCGAACTCGCCCAAGCTGCCGGGGTAGAGGCCGAGACTAAATTGGTCGAGGCCAGGCCGGTGGATGCCATCCTGGCCGAAGCCAAGAACCACGATCTGATCGTGATGGGCACCCACGGGCGCAGCGGGCTGGATCGCTTCATGCTGGGCTCGGTGACCGAGGCGGTATTGCACCGCTCGGACAAGCCGGTGCTGGTGTTGCGAAGCAAATAG
- a CDS encoding type IV pilus twitching motility protein PilT, whose translation MTFPELLANVVARGVSDIHMHVGLPIMARLHGKLTPITQSPLTPQYTEALVDMMCNERQKALFAERNQVDLAYAVQGVARFRVNLFRQRGSVSCVMRVVNSDESKLKIVSLPQETINYFRDKEKGLVLVTGPTGSGKSTTLARIIDEINQHHAKMIVTLEDPIEYLHRGKKSIVVQREIGQDAPSFKDGLVAAMRQDPDVIMIGEIRDHATAAAALEAAQTGHLVFSTLHTLDTVRTVNRVLDLFPPHEREVARILFAESLVGIVSQRLLPNKQGGRVCAMEVLKGNLRIRDLIKDPDRTNEIYEALKDSSLDGMQTFDDHLAELYARDQIDLETALAHATSAQYVKVKALQINAARQTLIDESVVQHSN comes from the coding sequence ATGACTTTTCCCGAACTGCTCGCCAATGTCGTCGCTCGAGGGGTTTCCGATATCCACATGCACGTAGGGCTGCCCATCATGGCCCGCCTGCACGGCAAGCTCACCCCCATTACCCAAAGCCCCCTCACGCCCCAGTACACCGAAGCCCTGGTGGACATGATGTGCAACGAGCGGCAAAAAGCCCTATTTGCCGAACGCAACCAGGTAGACCTGGCCTATGCGGTGCAGGGGGTGGCCCGCTTCCGCGTGAACCTGTTCCGCCAACGGGGCTCGGTCAGCTGCGTGATGCGGGTGGTCAACTCCGACGAGAGCAAGCTCAAAATCGTTTCCTTACCTCAGGAAACCATCAACTACTTCCGCGACAAGGAAAAAGGCCTGGTACTCGTCACCGGCCCCACCGGCTCGGGCAAGTCCACCACCCTGGCCCGCATCATAGACGAGATTAACCAGCACCACGCTAAGATGATCGTGACCCTGGAAGACCCCATCGAATACCTGCACCGGGGCAAAAAGTCCATCGTGGTGCAGCGGGAAATCGGTCAGGATGCCCCCAGCTTCAAAGACGGGCTGGTCGCAGCCATGCGCCAAGACCCCGATGTGATCATGATCGGAGAGATTCGGGATCACGCCACGGCGGCGGCAGCCCTGGAAGCGGCCCAGACCGGCCACCTGGTCTTCTCCACGCTGCACACCCTCGATACCGTGCGAACCGTCAACCGCGTGCTCGACCTCTTCCCGCCCCACGAGCGCGAGGTGGCCCGCATCCTGTTTGCCGAGTCGCTGGTGGGCATTGTCTCCCAGCGTCTGCTGCCCAACAAGCAAGGGGGGCGGGTGTGTGCGATGGAAGTTCTCAAGGGCAACCTGCGCATCCGCGACCTGATCAAAGACCCCGACCGCACCAACGAAATCTACGAGGCCCTCAAGGATTCATCGCTCGATGGGATGCAGACCTTCGACGACCACTTAGCCGAGCTGTACGCCCGCGACCAGATCGACCTGGAAACCGCCCTGGCCCACGCCACCAGCGCCCAGTACGTCAAGGTGAAAGCCCTGCAAATCAACGCCGCCCGCCAGACCCTCATCGACGAATCGGTTGTGCAACATAGCAACTAA
- the rlmB gene encoding 23S rRNA (guanosine(2251)-2'-O)-methyltransferase RlmB has product MLIYGRNPVLEALREGQVGQVWVAKGVENWLLKELEKLGAPYKLVPRIELDQMVRTTQHQGLVAEIEEAAYADPEAPFRLAKERGEQVLLVVLDGVTDPRNYGALIRSAFALGAHGVVTEERRSAPLSALVLKASAGTARKIPLVQVKNIARYLEQIKQQGVWVYGTSGKASKTIAELDYRRPLAIVIGSEGEGMRRLVTEHCDELARIPLAEGAESLNAAVALGVVLYQVRLGRG; this is encoded by the coding sequence ATGCTGATCTACGGACGCAATCCGGTCTTGGAGGCCCTACGCGAGGGTCAGGTGGGGCAGGTCTGGGTCGCCAAAGGCGTGGAGAACTGGCTTCTGAAGGAGCTCGAGAAGCTGGGGGCCCCCTACAAGCTGGTGCCCCGCATCGAACTCGACCAGATGGTGCGAACCACCCAGCACCAGGGCCTGGTGGCCGAGATTGAAGAGGCCGCCTATGCCGACCCGGAGGCTCCCTTTCGGCTAGCTAAAGAGCGCGGCGAGCAGGTCTTGCTGGTGGTGCTGGACGGCGTGACCGACCCGCGCAACTACGGGGCCCTCATCCGCAGCGCCTTTGCCCTGGGGGCGCACGGGGTGGTGACGGAAGAACGCCGCAGTGCGCCCCTTTCGGCTTTGGTGCTCAAAGCCTCGGCAGGCACGGCCCGCAAGATTCCCCTGGTGCAGGTCAAGAACATTGCGCGGTATCTGGAACAAATCAAGCAGCAGGGGGTCTGGGTGTATGGCACCAGTGGCAAAGCCAGCAAGACCATCGCCGAACTGGACTACCGTCGCCCCCTGGCCATTGTAATTGGCTCGGAAGGGGAGGGGATGCGCCGCCTGGTGACCGAGCACTGCGACGAGCTGGCCCGGATTCCCCTGGCCGAAGGGGCCGAAAGCCTGAATGCGGCGGTAGCTTTGGGGGTGGTGCTGTACCAGGTGCGATTGGGACGTGGTTAA
- the mltG gene encoding endolytic transglycosylase MltG, which translates to MDDSNTPPNPQERGKSPTRWILRGVLFMFVLVAVVLGYALYLMGPTGTTAEIRIPKGSGAAAVGRLLEQAGLVRSGYLFALYLRFSGQDKELKPGYYRLEGKGLRTIALAITDESRPLTVRITFPEGWRAVDMAQRLSENNLDGPRFLELVNNPPPELRPAEARGPSLEGYLFPATYEFPLDHTAEDVIRTMTRRMEQEFTPAAQSRLKQLGLSSIHDWVTLASIVQAEAANSSEKPVIAGVFLNRLELGMPLQADPTVAYGLGKRLPELNRSAGDFEKDTPYNTYTRRGLPPGAIGNPGAEALQAVLNPVRTNEKGQKYLYFLHAQGRLFLNVDFEGHLRDTAKYYR; encoded by the coding sequence ATGGATGATTCCAACACCCCCCCCAACCCCCAAGAGCGGGGCAAGTCGCCCACCCGCTGGATTCTGCGGGGGGTGCTGTTCATGTTTGTACTGGTGGCGGTGGTGCTGGGTTACGCCCTCTACCTGATGGGGCCTACCGGCACCACCGCCGAGATTCGCATTCCCAAGGGCAGCGGGGCCGCTGCGGTGGGGCGTTTACTCGAGCAGGCCGGGCTGGTGCGCTCGGGCTATTTGTTTGCTCTGTACTTGCGCTTTTCCGGGCAAGACAAAGAACTCAAACCCGGCTACTACCGGCTCGAGGGCAAGGGCCTGCGAACAATCGCCCTGGCCATTACCGACGAGTCGCGCCCCCTCACGGTACGCATCACCTTTCCCGAAGGCTGGCGGGCCGTGGACATGGCCCAGCGCTTGAGCGAAAACAACTTGGACGGGCCCCGGTTTTTGGAGCTGGTCAACAACCCCCCCCCCGAGCTGCGCCCTGCCGAGGCCCGGGGGCCTAGCCTCGAGGGCTACCTCTTCCCTGCTACCTACGAGTTCCCCCTCGACCACACCGCCGAAGACGTAATCCGCACCATGACCCGCCGTATGGAACAGGAGTTCACCCCGGCCGCCCAGAGCCGCCTGAAGCAGCTTGGTCTAAGCAGCATCCACGACTGGGTCACGCTGGCCTCCATCGTGCAGGCCGAGGCCGCCAACAGCAGCGAAAAACCCGTTATAGCCGGGGTATTCCTCAACCGCCTGGAACTCGGGATGCCCCTGCAGGCCGACCCCACCGTGGCCTACGGCCTGGGCAAGCGCCTGCCCGAACTCAACCGCAGCGCTGGCGACTTCGAAAAAGACACCCCCTACAACACCTACACCCGGCGCGGCCTGCCCCCCGGCGCCATCGGCAACCCCGGCGCCGAAGCCCTCCAAGCCGTGCTCAACCCCGTTCGCACCAACGAAAAAGGCCAGAAATACCTGTACTTCCTGCACGCCCAGGGGCGTTTGTTCCTGAACGTAGACTTCGAGGGGCATCTGCGCGATACGGCAAAGTATTACCGCTGA
- the ruvX gene encoding Holliday junction resolvase RuvX: MRVLALDVGEARIGLAVGETGSPWAFGRGYLVRQGLGADLKALAALAEQEQAERFVVGLPLRTDGSLSSQAEGVLALVEAMRQQGMEVELLDERYTTKLGQHRLRNAPKRIRQEKGKLDEAAAIALLESYLARIAKL, encoded by the coding sequence ATGCGGGTACTGGCGCTGGATGTAGGGGAAGCCCGGATTGGCCTGGCAGTCGGTGAAACCGGTTCGCCCTGGGCTTTTGGCCGGGGCTACCTGGTGCGGCAGGGCCTGGGGGCCGACCTCAAGGCCCTGGCGGCCCTGGCCGAACAGGAGCAGGCCGAGCGCTTTGTGGTGGGGCTTCCCCTGCGTACCGACGGCAGCCTGAGTAGCCAGGCCGAGGGGGTGCTGGCCTTGGTCGAGGCCATGCGCCAGCAGGGCATGGAGGTCGAGCTTCTGGACGAGCGCTATACCACCAAGCTGGGGCAGCACCGCCTGAGGAACGCTCCCAAGCGCATCCGACAAGAGAAGGGTAAACTAGACGAGGCCGCGGCCATTGCCCTATTGGAGTCCTATTTGGCCCGCATTGCAAAGCTCTGA
- the alaS gene encoding alanine--tRNA ligase, with protein MKTADIREKFLQFFESKGHLRLPSFSVVPQDDPTLLFINAGMTPLKPYFLGKKPVFPGYEGEWYRVTTCQKCVRTGDIENVGHTNRHQTVFEMLGNFSFGDYFKKEAIAWAWEFLTDPKWLGLEPERIYVTIYKDDDEAFEHWTRVGVPPEKIHRFDADENFWPQNAPTKGPNGPCGPCSEIYYDRGPAFGSDTWADYYETRESNRFVELWNLVFPQYDRKDGGVLEPLPKPNIDTGMGLARVAMVLQGVTDFYETDEFQPLIDKIVELSGVSYEGPSSVAHRVISEHARAVTFILADGVHFSNTGRGYVVRRLLRRAVRFGYLLGLREPFMYKLAEVVALVMGGVYPELKENLESVQKQIRLEEEQFLRTLESGIKRLDGMLAGLKPGDTLSGREAFTLYDTYGFPLDLTIEIAGEHGIQVDTEGFEKALEEQQERARAAAAFSKELFKKSNEALAALAADYGETKFVGYESLEAQAQVKLLLVGEQTLQEAPAGTEVQVVLDKTPFYAEGGGQVGDTGILEWEGGWAKVFTTQKTPEGIFLHLARVEEGTLEAGTTVRALVDMHRRDTEKNHTATHLLHAALRAVLGTHVQQRGSYVGPDRLRFDFTQFEPIAPKDLARVELLVNRWIQADFPVSYAYKPLEEARKEGAMALFGEKYGDVVRVVSVEGAVDNVTSKELCGGCHVRRTGEIGALVIVTEESVAAGVRRIEALTGTGATRYVREMLDRMNSLARELGTAPEHLPKRVGKLQDELKAREKEIEKLKLELARAQLGGGSAGVALKEANGYTYLAVRLEGLEAGALRSAADELLNKHKADLVAVGSGQNLVIKLSKAAQARGLDAGAVMKKLSEAAGGRGGGKGALAQGGGFDLDKALGALEQALG; from the coding sequence ATGAAAACCGCCGATATCCGCGAAAAATTTCTCCAGTTCTTCGAATCCAAAGGGCACCTGCGCCTGCCGAGCTTTAGCGTGGTGCCCCAGGACGACCCCACCCTACTCTTCATCAATGCGGGCATGACCCCACTCAAGCCCTACTTTTTGGGCAAAAAGCCGGTTTTCCCCGGCTACGAGGGGGAATGGTACCGGGTGACTACCTGCCAGAAGTGCGTGCGCACCGGCGACATCGAGAACGTGGGGCATACCAACCGCCACCAGACCGTTTTCGAGATGCTGGGCAACTTCAGCTTTGGCGACTACTTCAAAAAGGAAGCCATCGCGTGGGCCTGGGAGTTCCTGACCGACCCGAAGTGGCTGGGCTTGGAGCCGGAGCGCATCTACGTCACCATCTACAAGGACGACGACGAAGCCTTCGAGCACTGGACGCGGGTGGGCGTACCCCCGGAAAAAATCCATCGCTTCGATGCCGACGAGAATTTCTGGCCCCAGAACGCCCCCACCAAAGGCCCCAACGGGCCCTGCGGGCCTTGTAGCGAGATTTATTACGACCGGGGGCCGGCATTTGGCTCGGATACCTGGGCCGACTATTACGAGACCCGCGAGTCGAACCGCTTTGTGGAGCTTTGGAACCTGGTCTTTCCGCAGTACGACCGCAAGGACGGCGGCGTTTTGGAGCCCCTGCCCAAGCCCAACATTGACACCGGGATGGGCCTGGCCCGGGTGGCCATGGTGTTGCAGGGCGTAACCGACTTCTACGAGACCGACGAGTTCCAGCCCCTAATTGACAAAATTGTTGAGCTCTCGGGCGTCAGCTATGAAGGCCCTAGCTCGGTGGCGCACCGGGTGATCTCCGAGCACGCCCGCGCGGTGACTTTCATCCTGGCCGACGGGGTTCATTTCTCCAACACCGGGCGTGGCTACGTGGTGCGCCGCTTGCTGCGCCGGGCGGTGCGCTTTGGCTACCTGCTGGGCCTGCGTGAACCCTTTATGTATAAGCTGGCCGAGGTGGTGGCCTTGGTGATGGGCGGGGTCTACCCCGAGCTCAAGGAGAACCTCGAGAGCGTTCAAAAACAGATCCGGCTGGAGGAAGAGCAGTTTTTACGGACGCTCGAGAGCGGCATCAAGCGCCTGGACGGGATGCTGGCGGGCCTGAAGCCGGGCGATACCCTTTCGGGTCGGGAGGCCTTCACCCTCTACGACACCTACGGCTTTCCCCTCGACCTAACCATCGAAATTGCCGGCGAGCACGGGATTCAAGTAGATACCGAAGGCTTCGAGAAAGCCCTGGAAGAACAACAGGAGCGGGCTCGAGCCGCAGCGGCTTTCAGCAAAGAGCTGTTCAAAAAGTCCAACGAAGCCCTGGCCGCGCTGGCCGCCGACTACGGGGAAACCAAGTTTGTGGGTTACGAGAGCCTGGAAGCCCAGGCCCAGGTCAAGCTGCTGCTGGTGGGCGAACAGACCCTGCAAGAAGCCCCGGCCGGAACCGAGGTACAGGTGGTGCTGGACAAGACCCCCTTCTATGCCGAGGGCGGCGGACAGGTGGGAGATACCGGCATCCTGGAGTGGGAGGGCGGCTGGGCCAAGGTCTTTACCACCCAAAAAACCCCCGAGGGCATCTTTTTGCACCTAGCCCGGGTGGAAGAAGGCACCCTCGAGGCCGGTACGACGGTGCGGGCTCTGGTAGATATGCACCGCCGCGACACCGAGAAAAACCACACCGCCACCCACCTGTTGCACGCAGCGCTGCGGGCGGTGCTGGGCACCCATGTGCAGCAAAGAGGAAGCTATGTGGGGCCTGACCGACTGCGCTTCGACTTTACCCAGTTTGAACCGATTGCACCCAAAGACCTGGCCCGGGTCGAGCTGCTGGTCAACCGCTGGATTCAGGCCGACTTCCCGGTGAGCTATGCCTACAAGCCCCTGGAAGAAGCCCGCAAGGAAGGGGCCATGGCCTTGTTTGGCGAAAAGTACGGCGACGTGGTGCGGGTGGTGAGCGTGGAGGGAGCGGTGGACAACGTGACCTCCAAAGAGCTTTGCGGCGGCTGCCATGTGCGGCGCACGGGCGAGATTGGGGCGTTGGTAATTGTGACCGAGGAGTCGGTGGCGGCAGGGGTGCGGCGGATCGAGGCCCTCACCGGCACCGGTGCTACCCGGTATGTGCGCGAGATGCTAGACCGGATGAACAGCCTGGCCCGCGAGCTCGGCACCGCCCCCGAACACCTGCCAAAGCGGGTGGGCAAGCTGCAAGACGAGCTCAAGGCCCGGGAAAAGGAAATTGAGAAACTGAAGCTGGAGCTGGCTCGAGCCCAGCTTGGGGGTGGCTCGGCAGGGGTTGCGCTCAAAGAGGCGAATGGCTACACCTACCTGGCAGTTCGGCTCGAGGGCCTCGAGGCCGGGGCACTGCGCAGCGCGGCAGACGAGCTACTGAACAAGCACAAAGCCGACCTGGTAGCGGTGGGGTCGGGGCAGAACCTGGTAATCAAGCTGAGCAAAGCCGCCCAGGCCAGGGGGCTGGATGCCGGCGCGGTGATGAAAAAACTGTCGGAAGCCGCGGGAGGGCGCGGTGGGGGCAAGGGCGCGCTGGCCCAGGGTGGGGGGTTCGACCTGGACAAGGCCTTGGGGGCGCTCGAGCAGGCTCTGGGTTAA
- a CDS encoding DinB family protein has protein sequence MKSTLLTRFELSLAGLPQILGQATPEQLRRRSQPEKWSAHENFAHLAHFTLVTQERMARILQEEAPLIERLRPDTEPAFLLLVERSPQEVLAELQKLRAQLNLQVAALSEAQLERVGIHSAAGPMPLREWLELFLVHEAHHLYLAFWRLREVLQAR, from the coding sequence ATGAAAAGCACCCTGCTAACCCGTTTTGAGCTATCACTGGCCGGACTGCCGCAAATCCTGGGCCAAGCAACCCCCGAGCAACTGCGCCGGCGCAGCCAGCCGGAGAAGTGGTCGGCCCACGAGAACTTCGCCCACCTGGCCCACTTCACCCTGGTCACCCAGGAGCGCATGGCCCGCATCCTGCAAGAAGAGGCCCCCCTGATCGAGCGCCTCAGGCCCGACACCGAACCGGCCTTTTTGCTGCTGGTGGAACGCTCGCCCCAGGAGGTGCTAGCCGAGCTGCAAAAGCTGCGGGCCCAGCTCAACTTGCAGGTCGCGGCTCTGAGCGAGGCCCAGCTGGAGCGGGTGGGCATCCACAGCGCCGCCGGCCCCATGCCGCTGCGGGAGTGGCTCGAGCTCTTTTTAGTGCACGAGGCCCACCACCTCTACCTGGCCTTCTGGCGCTTGCGCGAGGTGTTGCAAGCTCGCTGA
- a CDS encoding ABC transporter permease — protein sequence MEVLALVYRNLRARPIRSILTLLGIVVSTASMVLFLSFGEGLRKALGAELSNVGPAILVLPEGVEAISPGYPELRPDTLRQIQAVAAELGITQVIPTATFARGGFDPSSSFIFQGLPQGFGPKDLYPNVQLEAGSPTPSAAGAVVGGGIAQRNNLSVGKTLRLNPQVSLKVVGVLQKTGGITDSFIFVPIESVQTVLNTENYTSILLSIAPGRRAEEVARALKQKIPGVEAQTAGDVMRFAERAVRISDLVRFGISLVALIVGGLLVANTVMMSVYERIREFGLMRALGAKRGFIFGLVLLEALLLGVVGGLLGLVLGQAASGLVNWYTGREVGLALSAVTFRLASFALLVAVVLGLLAGFLPARTASRLKVVEALGRV from the coding sequence GTGGAAGTGTTGGCACTGGTTTATCGCAACCTGCGGGCCCGTCCCATTCGCAGCATTCTGACTTTGCTGGGAATTGTGGTCTCGACGGCCTCGATGGTGCTTTTTTTGTCGTTTGGAGAGGGGCTACGCAAGGCCCTGGGGGCGGAGTTATCCAATGTGGGGCCGGCTATTCTGGTGCTCCCAGAAGGTGTAGAGGCCATCAGTCCCGGCTACCCCGAGCTACGCCCGGATACCTTACGGCAGATTCAGGCTGTAGCAGCAGAATTGGGCATTACCCAGGTGATCCCCACGGCCACGTTTGCCCGTGGGGGCTTTGACCCCTCGAGCAGCTTCATTTTTCAGGGCCTGCCCCAGGGGTTTGGGCCCAAAGACCTCTATCCAAACGTTCAGCTCGAGGCCGGCAGCCCCACGCCTAGCGCAGCAGGGGCGGTGGTGGGCGGCGGTATTGCCCAGCGCAACAATCTTTCGGTGGGAAAGACCTTACGGCTGAATCCACAGGTCTCGCTCAAGGTGGTGGGGGTGTTGCAGAAGACCGGCGGCATCACCGACAGCTTCATTTTTGTTCCGATAGAATCGGTGCAAACGGTGCTCAATACCGAAAACTACACCTCGATTCTGCTCTCCATTGCCCCCGGCCGCCGGGCCGAGGAGGTGGCTAGGGCGCTTAAGCAAAAAATCCCCGGGGTGGAGGCCCAGACTGCCGGCGATGTAATGCGCTTTGCCGAGCGAGCGGTGCGGATTTCCGACCTGGTACGCTTTGGCATCAGCCTGGTGGCCCTGATTGTGGGCGGTCTGCTGGTGGCCAACACGGTCATGATGTCGGTCTACGAGCGCATCCGCGAGTTTGGCCTGATGCGGGCGTTGGGGGCCAAGCGGGGCTTTATTTTTGGCCTGGTGCTGCTCGAGGCGCTGCTGCTGGGCGTGGTGGGGGGGCTGTTGGGCCTGGTGTTGGGGCAGGCCGCCTCGGGGCTGGTCAACTGGTACACCGGGCGGGAGGTGGGCCTGGCGCTTTCCGCGGTGACCTTCCGGCTGGCCTCCTTTGCTTTGCTGGTGGCGGTGGTGCTGGGGCTCCTGGCGGGGTTCTTGCCGGCCCGCACCGCCAGCCGCCTGAAGGTGGTCGAGGCCTTGGGGAGGGTGTGA